In Cicer arietinum cultivar CDC Frontier isolate Library 1 chromosome 7, Cicar.CDCFrontier_v2.0, whole genome shotgun sequence, a single window of DNA contains:
- the LOC101512999 gene encoding uncharacterized protein produces MKAYMKKHDIFGQRIFKTKMREVVFLHKTLILAPPEKVRTKGASKRKKEFDTSLDPSYWEYVDAFQESAKQPSQRSARQSSQLSANQSSQYSARQPFHIHFPIFIHPYIEKIIDVVSDGNCGFCATIALLGWTEESWSLVRSQLDKEIHLHQDLYSNVFYDSVESVRNSLKISGLGAQGKDMWMSIPDLGYVIATLYNVILVSLHRNLNMTFFLLNKAPSKESYLYSLLAIGFVNENHWLQIKLKSHCPLPPTSQN; encoded by the exons atgaaagcgtacatgaaGAAACACGATATTTTTGGTCAAAGGATATTCAAGACAAAGATGCGTGAAGTTGTATTTCTACATAAAACATTAATACTTGCACCACCAGAGAAGGTGAGAACCAAAGGAGCTagtaaaaggaaaaaagaatttgatacttCTCTTGATccttcatattgggagtatgttgatgcctTTCAAGAATCTGCAAAGCAACCATCTCAACGTTCTGCAAGGCAATCATCTCAACTTTCTGCAAATCAATCATCACAGTATTCTGCAAGGCAACCATTTCACATACATTTTCCTATTTTTATACATCCGTATATTGAGAAGATAATAGATGTTGTGtctgatggaaattgtgggtttTGCGCAACTATAGCATTGTTAGGTTGGACAGAAGAATCTTGGTCTTTAGTTCGATCACAATTAGATAAAGAGATTCATCTACATCAAGATCTTTATTCCAATGTTTTTTATGACAGTGTTGAATCAGTGCGAaactcattgaaaatatcaGGACTGGGTGCTCAAGGAAAAGATATGTGGATGTCTATACCAgacttgggttacgtgatagcaacactatataatgtcatattggtgtcGTTGCATCGTAATCTGAATATGACATTCTTTCTGCTAAACAAAGCACCATCGAAAGAGTCTTATCTTTACTCTTTACTAGCAATTGGATTTGTCAATGAAAATCATTGGCTACAG ATTAAATTGAAGTCTCATTGTCCTTTGCCACCTACTTCACAAAATTGA